CTCCGCCGTGGTAGTCGAACGCGGCGTCGAAGCCGAGGTGCGACGTGAGGCGCTCGACCTTCTCCGCGGATCCGGCGCTGCCGACGACGCGCGAGGCGCCGAGCAGGCGGGCGATCTGGCCGACCATGGAGCCGACCGCGCCGGCCGCGCCGGACACGAAGACGACGTCGCCCTCCTGGATGGAGGCGATGCGGGTGAGGCCGACGTAGGCGGTGAGGCCCGTGAGGCCGAGCACGCCGAGGTGGGCGGACGACGCCACGCCGGGGACCTCGGGGACGGGGCGGAAGCCGGCGGCCGGTCCCTGCGCGACGTCGCGCCAGCCGAGCGAGTGGCTGACGAGCGTGCCGACCTCGAGGTCGTCGGAGCGGGACTCGACGACGCGGCCGACGGCGGATCCGGTCATGGCCTCGTCGAGCTGGAACGGCGGCACGTAGGACGGCACGTCGTTCATGCGGCCGCGCATGTAGGGGTCGACGGAGATGAACTCGTTCTCGACGCGGACCTCCCCGTCGGACAGGTCGGGCAGGTCGACCTCGACGCGGCGGACGTCGTCGGGGGTGGGCTCGCCGGTGGGGCGCTTCGCCAGCTGCCACTGGATGCTGCGTGCAGACATGGGTCTCCTTCGTTCTCGGGTGCGGGCGGTCGGACGGCCGGCCCGCGGCGCTCGTGGCGCGGCCCCACCCTTCCACCGCCCGCTGGATGCGGCACCCAGCGAGCCGTGGCCTCGTGACGGGGAGCCGCCCGGCGGGCTACGCGGCGGACGCGCTCCCGCGCTCGGCGACGTGCGCGGCGAGCACGTCCCGCACGCTCGTCCAGGTGTGCGCGCCGAACCGCTCGCGGTCCACGTGCCGCAGCTCCGCCTCGCCGCTGTACATGCTCACGAGGTACTGCATCCCCTGCCAGGCGGGGAACGTCTCCTGCTCGTCGCGCCCGACCCGGCGCATCGCCCTGGCCGCCGTGGAGAGGACCCCCGTGCTGCCCGCCCACTGCAGCGCGAACGGCGTGCCCGTGATCTCCGTCATGGTGCGCGCGAGGTCGCGCGCGGTGACCCGGTCCCCCGCCACCTCGACCGCGCGCGGCGCGTCGTCGTCGAGCGCGACGATCGCCGTCACGCGGGCCGTGTCGTCCTTGGTCGTGAA
This genomic interval from Clavibacter michiganensis contains the following:
- a CDS encoding NADP-dependent oxidoreductase, translated to MSARSIQWQLAKRPTGEPTPDDVRRVEVDLPDLSDGEVRVENEFISVDPYMRGRMNDVPSYVPPFQLDEAMTGSAVGRVVESRSDDLEVGTLVSHSLGWRDVAQGPAAGFRPVPEVPGVASSAHLGVLGLTGLTAYVGLTRIASIQEGDVVFVSGAAGAVGSMVGQIARLLGASRVVGSAGSAEKVERLTSHLGFDAAFDYHGGDLEGKLAEAAPDGIDLYFDNVGGDHLSAALGALKDFGRVANCGSISTYNSTGEEIAIRNTGRIVTRGLMLRGFTLGNHQDLAPEFASKMGPWLAEGRITADETVIDGIDRAFEAFTGLMRGENVGKMVVRTSASA